One segment of Streptomyces sp. TG1A-8 DNA contains the following:
- a CDS encoding beta-1,3-glucanase family protein, with protein sequence MQTSPSALVRRPSPHRARSRTALGAVVILLAACFAALAPSSARAADQVLSQGRPATASSSESAAFPATAAVDGDPGTRWSSAFADPQWLQVDLGSVQQFTRLTLNWEAAYAKAYQIQTSTDARTWTTLYSTTTATGGTQNLGVTGSGRYVRLYATARATAYGYSLWEFQVYGPGGTTTPPDDFWGSTSDIPPASNAVEVKILNRTNGKYPDSQVYWSFNGQVHSIAEQPYLDMPANSAGRMYFYLGSPNSPYYDFIEFTVGNGVFNGNTTRVDAFGLKLAMRLHAKDGYDVEVGENRQTFAEDRATTFQRFIDAVPDQFKVLARTQAPYRIIAPGSDPSFRAGGANADYFTSYARSVGVNAATSDIFGCAAALAGNPDMCAALNRHVATLPSSQQADPAQFYKAAPANYYAEFWHDNAIGHLAYGFPYDDVAGQSSFVSHGDPQWLMVAVGW encoded by the coding sequence GTGCAGACTTCCCCCAGCGCACTCGTGCGCAGACCATCGCCCCACCGCGCCCGCTCCCGCACGGCCCTGGGCGCGGTCGTCATCCTGCTCGCGGCCTGTTTCGCCGCCCTGGCGCCGTCATCCGCGCGCGCCGCCGACCAGGTGCTGTCCCAGGGACGGCCGGCCACGGCCTCCTCGAGCGAGAGCGCGGCCTTCCCGGCGACGGCGGCGGTCGACGGCGACCCCGGCACCCGCTGGTCCTCCGCCTTCGCCGACCCGCAGTGGCTCCAGGTGGACCTCGGCTCCGTCCAGCAGTTCACCCGCCTCACCCTGAACTGGGAGGCCGCCTACGCGAAGGCCTACCAGATCCAGACCTCCACCGACGCGCGGACCTGGACCACCCTGTACTCCACCACCACCGCCACCGGTGGCACCCAGAACCTCGGCGTGACCGGCAGCGGCCGCTACGTGCGCCTCTACGCGACGGCACGGGCCACCGCCTACGGGTACTCCCTGTGGGAGTTCCAGGTCTACGGCCCCGGCGGCACCACCACTCCGCCGGACGACTTCTGGGGCAGCACGAGCGACATACCCCCCGCGAGCAACGCCGTCGAAGTGAAGATCCTGAACCGCACCAACGGCAAGTACCCCGACAGCCAGGTGTACTGGAGCTTCAACGGGCAGGTCCACTCCATCGCCGAACAGCCCTACCTGGACATGCCGGCGAACTCCGCGGGCCGGATGTACTTCTACCTCGGCTCGCCCAACAGCCCCTACTACGACTTCATCGAGTTCACGGTCGGCAACGGCGTCTTCAACGGCAACACCACCCGCGTCGACGCCTTCGGCCTCAAACTGGCCATGCGGCTGCACGCCAAGGACGGCTACGACGTCGAGGTCGGCGAGAACCGGCAGACGTTCGCCGAGGACCGCGCCACGACCTTCCAGCGGTTCATCGACGCGGTGCCGGACCAGTTCAAGGTGCTGGCCCGGACCCAGGCCCCGTACCGGATCATCGCGCCCGGCAGCGACCCGAGCTTCCGCGCCGGCGGCGCCAACGCCGACTACTTCACCTCCTACGCCCGGTCCGTCGGCGTCAACGCGGCCACGTCCGACATCTTCGGCTGCGCCGCCGCCCTGGCCGGCAACCCCGACATGTGCGCGGCCCTCAACCGCCACGTGGCCACGCTGCCGTCCTCCCAACAGGCCGACCCGGCCCAGTTCTACAAGGCGGCACCCGCCAACTACTACGCCGAGTTCTGGCACGACAACGCCATCGGCCACCTGGCCTACGGCTTCCCCTACGACGACGTCGCGGGCCAATCGTCCTTCGTCTCCCACGGCGACCCGCAGTGGCTGATGGTGGCCGTCGGCTGGTAG
- a CDS encoding helix-turn-helix domain-containing protein has protein sequence MLEQPHFGRRLRKLRLERGLSQVQVAGDGMSTGYLSRLESGERRPNDRVVAHLAQRLGVDVTVLSRHVSSTLSEALAAAASAPAAVDSTTALLQAIDDDERTDPAARWQALWMLSRINNRNGDHERELDQLKELVELSDLLTSPELRVRARVGYARCLRALGDMKSAEPAATQALDIARTQDLSVGDCVAALMVLISVEAESGAMDSAVRHVQELEEKWLPASVPAQAAEALWTAAMVSTRQGDFPAAKSRLERALELVEGKDNLGLWMRLRAAATAAALQMMPAHIDSARRWLSEAEPAVELIGTPLQAKEIRSLQAHLAFHEGRLRDARRLCDQLLGDDGPRLSYRDGTRLRALSGRLMILEGQADEGIATLQRLGQQATESKNLDLAAQIWHSLATTLAEVHQNATCTPSATGARPAE, from the coding sequence ATGCTCGAGCAGCCGCACTTCGGCCGCCGCCTGAGGAAGCTCAGGCTGGAGCGCGGTCTGAGTCAGGTCCAGGTCGCGGGTGACGGCATGTCCACCGGATACCTCTCCCGGCTGGAGTCCGGGGAGCGGCGGCCCAACGACCGGGTGGTGGCCCATCTGGCACAGCGGCTCGGTGTCGACGTGACGGTGCTCAGCCGGCACGTCAGCAGCACGCTCAGCGAGGCGCTCGCCGCCGCCGCCTCGGCGCCGGCCGCCGTGGACAGCACCACCGCCCTGCTGCAGGCCATCGACGACGACGAGCGGACCGATCCGGCGGCCCGCTGGCAGGCACTGTGGATGCTCAGCCGCATCAACAACCGCAACGGCGACCACGAGCGCGAACTGGACCAGCTGAAGGAACTCGTCGAACTGAGCGATCTGCTCACGAGCCCGGAACTGCGGGTCAGGGCACGCGTGGGCTACGCGCGTTGCCTGCGGGCGCTCGGCGACATGAAGAGCGCCGAGCCCGCGGCCACGCAGGCCCTCGACATCGCGCGCACGCAGGACCTGTCCGTCGGCGACTGCGTCGCCGCCCTCATGGTGCTGATAAGCGTCGAGGCCGAGAGCGGGGCGATGGACTCCGCCGTCCGCCACGTGCAGGAGCTGGAGGAGAAGTGGCTGCCCGCCTCCGTTCCGGCCCAGGCCGCCGAGGCGCTGTGGACCGCGGCGATGGTCAGCACCCGCCAGGGTGATTTCCCGGCCGCCAAGTCACGGCTCGAACGGGCCCTGGAGCTGGTGGAGGGCAAGGACAACCTCGGCCTGTGGATGCGGCTGAGGGCGGCGGCCACCGCCGCGGCGCTGCAGATGATGCCGGCCCACATCGACTCCGCCCGCCGCTGGTTGAGCGAGGCGGAGCCGGCCGTCGAGCTGATCGGAACGCCGCTGCAGGCCAAGGAGATCCGCTCGCTGCAGGCCCACCTCGCCTTCCACGAGGGCCGCCTGCGGGACGCCAGGCGCCTGTGCGACCAACTGCTCGGCGACGACGGACCGCGCCTGTCCTACCGGGACGGGACGCGCCTTCGCGCGCTGTCCGGCCGGCTGATGATCCTGGAGGGCCAGGCGGACGAGGGCATCGCGACGCTGCAGCGACTCGGACAGCAGGCCACCGAGTCCAAGAACCTCGACCTCGCCGCCCAGATCTGGCATTCCCTGGCGACGACGCTCGCCGAAGTGCACCAGAACGCGACCTGTACGCCCTCCGCGACGGGGGCCCGCCCAGCCGAGTGA
- a CDS encoding MFS transporter, which produces MPPEHTAATTAADSSAPAPSPAAPETGPRVLRGLVGMLSANAAALSANRVLSIALPWFVLTTTGSVGKTGLVAFCQIVPYVIAQALAGPVIDRLGPKRISVAGDLASTVAMATAPLLYLTGHLSFGLLLALLAVVGAADGPANGAKGLFVPSATRAARVPIERGTGLSAAVERTATTVGPALAGVVVTAFGSLYALWVTAALFAVSALVVSTTLSDPVPEPHETPVEEADSYLTRLRQGAAFLRDAKLLRSIVGMLAMTNLLDQAFMSVLLPVWAKESGNGAEAVGLVVSVFAATSIVAALAAAGVAERLPRRTVYLIGFTLGGVPRFAAMAAGAPLWLVLTVLAVGGLGSGFVNPIVGAVTYELIPTPLLGRVKTMAQAVTWAGIPFGGLLGAALVTVTGTSGALWIVGGLYLVAIVVPGTSREWAGMRKRTASGADDTGGAVAHPPGQAVPGEPSMTAAA; this is translated from the coding sequence ATGCCCCCTGAGCACACGGCCGCCACGACGGCGGCGGACAGCAGCGCACCGGCGCCCTCCCCGGCCGCCCCGGAGACCGGCCCGCGGGTCCTGCGCGGCCTGGTCGGCATGCTCTCGGCCAACGCGGCGGCCCTGTCGGCCAACCGGGTGCTGTCGATCGCCCTGCCCTGGTTCGTCCTGACCACGACCGGGAGCGTCGGCAAGACCGGTCTGGTGGCCTTCTGCCAGATCGTGCCGTACGTGATCGCGCAGGCACTGGCGGGCCCGGTCATCGACCGGCTCGGCCCCAAGCGGATCAGCGTGGCGGGTGACCTGGCCTCCACCGTCGCGATGGCCACCGCACCGCTGCTGTACCTGACGGGGCACCTGTCCTTCGGACTGCTGCTGGCGCTGCTGGCCGTGGTCGGCGCCGCCGACGGGCCGGCCAACGGCGCCAAGGGGCTCTTCGTGCCGTCGGCCACCAGGGCGGCCCGCGTGCCCATCGAGCGGGGCACCGGTCTGTCGGCGGCGGTCGAACGGACCGCGACCACCGTCGGACCGGCCCTCGCGGGCGTGGTCGTCACCGCCTTCGGCAGCCTGTACGCGCTGTGGGTCACCGCCGCGCTGTTCGCGGTGTCGGCGCTGGTCGTCTCCACGACCCTGAGCGATCCGGTGCCGGAGCCCCACGAGACGCCGGTCGAGGAGGCCGACAGCTATCTCACCCGGCTGCGTCAGGGCGCCGCGTTCCTGCGCGACGCGAAGCTGCTGCGGTCCATCGTGGGCATGCTGGCGATGACCAACCTCCTCGACCAGGCGTTCATGTCGGTGCTGCTGCCGGTGTGGGCGAAGGAGTCGGGCAACGGCGCGGAGGCCGTCGGCCTGGTGGTCAGCGTCTTCGCCGCGACGTCGATCGTCGCCGCGCTGGCGGCCGCCGGGGTGGCCGAGCGGCTGCCGCGGCGCACCGTCTACCTGATCGGCTTCACCCTGGGCGGGGTGCCGCGCTTCGCGGCGATGGCGGCGGGGGCACCGCTGTGGCTGGTCCTGACGGTGCTCGCGGTGGGCGGCCTGGGGTCCGGCTTCGTCAACCCGATCGTGGGGGCCGTGACCTACGAGCTGATCCCGACGCCGCTGCTGGGCCGGGTCAAGACGATGGCGCAGGCCGTCACCTGGGCGGGCATCCCGTTCGGCGGACTGCTGGGCGCGGCCCTGGTGACCGTGACCGGTACGTCGGGGGCGCTGTGGATCGTGGGCGGGCTGTACCTCGTCGCGATCGTGGTGCCCGGCACGAGCCGGGAGTGGGCCGGCATGCGCAAGCGGACGGCGTCCGGCGCCGACGACACCGGGGGCGCGGTGGCGCACCCGCCCGGACAGGCCGTGCCCGGCGAGCCCTCGATGACCGCCGCCGCCTGA
- a CDS encoding transcriptional regulator, producing the protein MELPEQPSQVHLTARNLRGIAHPLRVRILTILRTEGPATATTLARRLDHNTGATSYHLRQLAEYGFIVEAPSRGGRRERWWQAAHANTVVPDDEALQEGDGLGVVYLQALGRVWSEAMTAAIDTTPSLPPEWRDAQDFGDYALSLTPAGAKELMAEIHELLRRRTSASPPAGSPLPEGAARVAFQFQLFPTGTDRHVTHPTDTE; encoded by the coding sequence ATGGAACTTCCGGAGCAGCCGTCCCAAGTGCACCTGACCGCCCGCAACCTGCGCGGGATCGCCCACCCCCTGCGGGTGCGGATCCTCACGATCCTGCGGACGGAGGGCCCGGCCACGGCGACCACGCTGGCCCGGCGGCTGGACCACAACACCGGCGCGACCAGCTACCACCTGCGCCAGCTCGCCGAGTACGGCTTCATCGTGGAGGCCCCCTCCCGGGGCGGGCGCCGCGAGCGGTGGTGGCAGGCGGCGCACGCCAACACCGTCGTGCCGGACGACGAGGCGCTGCAGGAGGGCGACGGGCTCGGCGTGGTCTACCTGCAGGCGCTCGGCCGGGTCTGGTCCGAGGCCATGACGGCCGCCATCGACACGACCCCCTCGCTCCCGCCCGAGTGGCGCGACGCCCAGGACTTCGGCGACTACGCGCTGTCACTCACCCCGGCCGGCGCCAAGGAGTTGATGGCGGAGATCCACGAACTGCTCCGGCGGCGCACCTCCGCCTCCCCGCCGGCCGGTTCACCGCTCCCGGAGGGCGCGGCGCGGGTCGCGTTCCAGTTCCAGTTGTTCCCCACCGGCACGGACCGGCACGTCACCCACCCCACCGACACGGAGTGA
- a CDS encoding SDR family oxidoreductase: MGQLDGKTAVVTGGTSGIGLAAARRFSEEGARVYVTGRRKEALDEAAALIGGAVTAVRADSADPADLDRLYAAAAERGHRVDVLFANAGGGEFATLEQVTEEHFDATFDTNVKGVLFTVQKALPLLNEGASVILTGSTAATVGDEAFGVYGASKAAVRSFARTWANELKGRGIRVNTLVPGPIETPGFNGLAPDDRQAAQLRDQLAGTVPLGRMGRPEEIASAALFLATAESSFIAGAEIHVDGGANQV; encoded by the coding sequence ATGGGACAGCTTGACGGTAAGACCGCCGTCGTCACGGGTGGCACCAGCGGTATCGGGCTCGCCGCGGCGCGCCGGTTCAGCGAGGAGGGCGCCCGCGTCTACGTCACCGGACGGCGCAAGGAGGCCCTGGACGAGGCCGCCGCGCTGATCGGCGGGGCGGTGACCGCCGTCCGGGCCGACAGTGCGGACCCGGCGGACCTGGACCGGCTCTACGCCGCCGCCGCCGAGCGGGGGCACCGCGTCGACGTCCTGTTCGCCAACGCCGGCGGAGGCGAGTTCGCCACCCTCGAACAGGTCACCGAGGAGCACTTCGACGCGACGTTCGACACCAACGTCAAGGGAGTGCTGTTCACGGTGCAGAAGGCACTGCCGCTGCTGAACGAGGGCGCCTCGGTGATCCTGACCGGATCCACCGCGGCGACCGTGGGCGATGAGGCGTTCGGCGTCTACGGGGCGTCGAAGGCGGCGGTACGGTCCTTCGCGCGCACCTGGGCCAACGAACTGAAGGGGCGCGGCATCCGCGTCAACACCCTCGTCCCCGGCCCGATCGAGACGCCCGGATTCAACGGGCTCGCCCCCGACGACCGGCAGGCCGCACAGCTGCGGGACCAGCTGGCGGGCACCGTGCCGCTGGGACGCATGGGCCGGCCGGAGGAGATCGCCTCCGCCGCCCTGTTCCTGGCGACCGCCGAGAGCAGTTTCATCGCCGGCGCCGAGATCCACGTCGACGGCGGCGCCAACCAGGTCTGA
- a CDS encoding MarR family winged helix-turn-helix transcriptional regulator, whose amino-acid sequence MSAEPRWLSGTEEQAWRGLLRMHDLLVSRAGRSLQSRFGLSGTDYTVLAELTRAADGRLRMSELAQVLGWEKSRLSHHLTRMAKRDLVAREECADDRRGAFVVVTPQGRAAITAAAPHHVADVRRYFLDHLTPGQIALLGEIAELVVRKNGAED is encoded by the coding sequence ATGAGTGCCGAACCCCGCTGGCTGAGCGGGACCGAGGAACAGGCGTGGCGCGGGCTGCTGCGCATGCACGACCTGTTGGTCAGCCGCGCCGGCCGGTCCCTGCAGAGCCGGTTCGGACTGTCCGGCACCGATTACACGGTCCTCGCGGAGCTGACGCGCGCTGCGGACGGACGGCTGCGGATGTCCGAACTGGCGCAGGTCCTGGGGTGGGAGAAGAGCCGGTTGTCCCACCACCTCACCCGCATGGCCAAGCGCGACCTCGTCGCCCGCGAGGAGTGCGCCGACGACCGGCGCGGAGCGTTCGTGGTGGTCACCCCGCAGGGCCGGGCCGCCATCACCGCGGCCGCCCCCCACCACGTGGCGGACGTCCGGCGGTACTTCCTCGACCACCTCACCCCGGGTCAGATCGCGTTGCTGGGGGAGATCGCCGAGCTGGTCGTCCGGAAGAACGGCGCCGAGGACTGA